Within Acidimicrobiia bacterium, the genomic segment CCCATCACCTCGCGGATGCGTGCAGGTTCGCCGTATCCGTTCCAGACATCGGCGTACCTGGCAACGGTACGCAGCGTCTTCGTCCGTCCCGATCCGCCGATGAGGATGGGCAGAGGCTGCTGTACGGGTCGAGGCTCGCACACGGCTTCGTCGAACCGGTAGAAACGTCCTTCGTGGGTCACGTTCTCCCCGTCGACCAGCCGGCGGATGAGCGACACGGCCTCGTCCAGTCGGTCGAGCCGCTCCCCCGCGCTCGCCCCGAACTCGAAGCCGAAGGCGCGATGCTCCTCCTCGAACCAGCCTCCCCCGATGCCAAGGGTGAAGCGTCCCCCGGACACATGATCCAACGTCGTTGCTGTCTTGGCCGTCAAGCCCGGGTTGCGGAAGGTGTTGGCCCCGACGAGGTGACCCAACCGGACCTTCGAGGTGATGGCCGCCACCGCCGCCGCCACCGTCCAGCCCTCGAACTTGGGATCACGGGGGTCGCCCTCGTCGCACAGCAGGTGATCGTCGATCCAGACCGAGGAGAACCCGGCGGTTTCGGCAGCCAGCACGGCCTCGCGCAGATCGGCCCAGCTCGACCGTTGCACCCAGAACGCCGCTCCGATGTCCATCTGCGGATCGTACCCCTACGGGACCGGGGCTCGACGGACCCGATCGAGGCGCTGCCCAC encodes:
- a CDS encoding TIGR03560 family F420-dependent LLM class oxidoreductase, which produces MDIGAAFWVQRSSWADLREAVLAAETAGFSSVWIDDHLLCDEGDPRDPKFEGWTVAAAVAAITSKVRLGHLVGANTFRNPGLTAKTATTLDHVSGGRFTLGIGGGWFEEEHRAFGFEFGASAGERLDRLDEAVSLIRRLVDGENVTHEGRFYRFDEAVCEPRPVQQPLPILIGGSGRTKTLRTVARYADVWNGYGEPARIREVMGWLGEHCESIGRPIEEIRRTVAMDVVIRDTVEEALEAYRRIERTHFLRPGQTQSNDPDQVLNVGGPPELVAEYVSGFRDVGVDEVMWILRSPWDPETVHRVGEVRSLI